The DNA region ATGAAAACAAAATCATTTTTAGGAATTATTACCGTTATGGCGGCTTTACTTTTATCATTTCCGCTTTATGCTCACATCTTTTTTCCAAAGACCGAAAGTAAAGCAATTATTACCCAAACTTCCAAAATTCAGAAAGTTGAGTTTACAATCAAAGGGATGACTTGATCAGGTTGTGAACACCACGTTATAACGGAAGTTAGTAAACTAAAAGGAATTGTGGAAGTTGTGGTTTCTTATGAGAAAGGCAATGCCATTGTTAAGTTTGACAACAAACAAACAAGTATTATAGAAATTGAAAAAGCTATCAATTCGACAGGTTATAAATCAATAAAAAGTAAAATTATATCATAATGGAAATTAAATTACAATCAGTAATAACTTGTCCAAACTGCGGATACAAAAAAGAGGAAACAATGCCGACAGATGCTTGCCAATATTTTTATGAATGTGAAAATTGCAAGACGAGATTAAAACCATTGCAAGGCGATTGTTGTGTGTATTGCAGTTACGGGACTGTTCCTTGTCCTCCAATACAACAAGACAAAAAATGCTGTTGACAAACTGGAAGCAACCTCGTCCGAGAGAATGCAGATTTCTCTGGATATTTAATAAATAATTGGATATGTTTTGGTGAAAATAAATGACAATGACTGAATTAGAAAATGTTTTACAACAAAGAAATATAAAGCCCACAGCAATGCGTTTGTTGGTAGTAGAAAAATTATTGAAACAGCAATATGCCATTAGTCATAAAGAATTGGCAGAACTGTTTGAAAATGCAGATAATGTCACTTTGTTTAGAACTTTAAAAACATTTTTAGAGCATAAACTTATTCATACCATTGATGATGGAACAGGTGTTGTAAAATATGCACTTTGCCAATCCGGTTGCAGTTGTAATCCTTCGGAGCAGCACACGCATTTCCATTGCTCACAATGCAAACGGACTTTTTGCCTTACAGATGCAGAAATACCGAGCATTAATCTTCCTCAAAATTTTAAATTAGAAGGTATCAATTTGGTTCTCAAAGGAAGGTGTGACAGATGCAATTAAAACAATCTGAAACTTTGCAATCCGATTGCACAAATTATTTTTCTATATTTGTACCCTAATGAAATGGTTTCTCACAATATGGACTTTTTACCTGATGGTACTCGCAGCGTTGCCTTGCAGCGATGCAAGCAATCAGAGTGAAGATACCGTTCCTAAATTTGAAACCGCCCAATCTCACGACCATAACCAGGATAGCGACGACAATTGTAGTCCTTTTTGCTATTGCAATTGTTGTAGTATAAGTATTGCTACTTACCATTTCAAACCTTTTGAAATCAAGCAACCTAAACTTGCTTTCGTTACTAAAAAAATCACAATCCGTGATTACACCTTAATTTCCCGCTACCAAGGAAATATCTGGAACCCACCCAAGTTTAATGTTTAATTTTTACAGATTTTCTTAATGCTATTGATGGTTTGTTGCAAGCCTCAGTAATTGTATGCCTTTTATTGGCTTTACGGTACTGTTAGCGTGTTCGTGTTATGTATTTTCTATGAATGTTTGTTTATAGAAATAATTACAGGCATTATCCACTTCATCCAATAGTTATTTGATTATCTGTTGGCTTCTTATGGCAAGAGGTAATAATTTATTTATCAAAAAATTAAACAGATACACGTGTTAGATAACATTATAAAATTCAGCATCAAAAACAAGCTCGTCATTGGGATAATGACCTTGTTACTCATCATTTGGGGAGTGTGGAGTGCCACAAAACTACCCATTGATGCCGTACCCGATATTACTAATAATCAGGTGCAAATAATTACGGTTTGCCCCACATTGGCAGGACAAGAAGTAGAACAATTAGTAACCTTCCCTATTGAGCAAAGCATTGCCAATATTCCAGATATAGAAGAAACAAGGAGTATTTCAAGATTTGGCTTATCGGTAATTACAGTAGTATTTAAAGATAAAGTAGACATTTATTTTGCCCGTCAGCTTATCAACGAAAAATTAAAAGCAGCCGAAGAGAAAATCCCGAAAGGAATTGGTACGCCAGAACTTGCACCAGTAAGTACCGGATTGGGAGAAGTCTATCAATACATCATCCATCCGAAAAAAGGCAGTGAAAAAAAATACAATGCAAAAGACCTACGCACAATGCAGGATTGGATTGTAGCAAGGCAATTATATGGAACTCCCGGAATTGCCGAAGTAAATAGTTTTGGTGGCGAACTGAAACAATACGAAATAGCAGTAAATCCAAATCGCTTAAAAGCAATGGGTGTAAGCGTTACCGATATTTTTACCGCATTAGAAAAAAATAACCAAAATACAGGCGGTGCCTACATTGATAAAAAACCGAATGCTTATTTCATCCGTGGAATTGGCTTGGTTACTTCATTAGATGATGTAAAAAATATCAGTGTAAAAAAAGATGGAGGCAGTATTCCCATTTTTATAAAAGACGTAGCAGATGTACGTTTTGGAAATGCGGTAAGATATGGCGCAATGACTTATAACGGCAAAGTAGATGCAGTTGGCGGTGTGGTAATGATGTTGAAAGGCGAAAACAGCAATGAGGTTGTAAATCGCATCAAAGAGAAATTACCAGTTATTCAAAAATCCTTACCCGAAGATATTATTATTGAACCCTATTTAGACCGTACAGAATTAGTTGGCCGAGCAATCAGTACTGTAGAAAAAAACTTGATAGAAGGTGCATTGATTGTCATTTTTGTTTTGTTTCTTTTCTTGGGGAATTTTAGAGCGGGATTGATAGTAGCATCCGCTATTCCATTAGCAATGCTGTTTGCCTTAGCGATGATGAATGTGTTTGGCGTAAGTGCCAATTTAATGAGTTTGGGAGCAATAGATTTTGGATTAATTGTAGATGGTGCGGTAATTATTGTAGAAGCCACATTGCATCATTTAGGTTTAAGGAAATCTACACAAAGGCTCACACAGCAAGAAATGGATAATGAAGTATTTACCTCAGCTTCCAAAATTCGTAATAGTGCAGCCTTTGGTGAAATCATTATCCTAATCGTTTACATTCCTATTTTGACTTTGGTGGGTGTTGAAGGAAAAATGTTTCGGCCAATGGCACAAACAGTAGGTTTTGCAATCTTTGGAGCGTTGATTTTGTCTTTGACCTACATCCCGATGATGTGTGCTTTATTCCTATCTAAGAAGCCAGTACACAAAGAAACTATTTCGGATAGGATGATGAATTGGCTACAAAGAAAATACCAGCCATTGTTAGAAAAAGCCATCAGAATAAAATATTGGCTAGTAGGTATAACCGTTGCCATATTTGCTTTTAGCCTTTTTTTATTCAGCCGAATGGGTGGCGAATTTATACCACAGTTACAGGAAGGCGATTTTGCCTTTCATTGCATTTTGCCACAAGGCAGTTCATTGAGCCAGAGTATAGAAACCTCTATGCAAGCTTCAAGAATTATTAAAGAATTTGACGAAGTAAAGATGGTAGTAGGTAAAACCGGAGCGGCAGAAGTGCCAACCGACCCAATGCCACCTGAAGCTACTGATATGATGGTATTGCTAAAGCCTCAAAGCGAATGGAAAAGTGGCAGAAGTTATGATGAATTGGGAGATGCTATCAATGAAAAATTAGAAGCAATACCTGGTGTGTTCTTTGAAAAAAACCAGCCGATACAAATGCGTTTCAATGAGTTAATGACAGGTATCAGGCAAGATGTGGCGGTAAAAATATTCGGCGAAAACTTAGATACATTAGCGTTGAATGCCGACAAAGTAAGCAAAGTTATTCAAACCGTAGAAGGCGCTACAGCTCCGCAGGTGGAACGTGTGAGTGGGTTACCACAAATAAATGTTGAATATGACCGTACTCGTTTAGCCAATTATGGAATTAATGTAGAAGACGTAAACAATGTGGTAAGTACTGCTTTTGCAGGAAAAAGTGCAGGTGTGGTTTTCGAGAATGAAAGAAGATTTGATTTGGTGGTTCGGTTAGATAGTATTCACAGAAGCAGTATCGAAGATGTAAATAATTTAAT from Chryseobacterium suipulveris includes:
- a CDS encoding GDCCVxC domain-containing (seleno)protein, coding for MEIKLQSVITCPNCGYKKEETMPTDACQYFYECENCKTRLKPLQGDCCVYCSYGTVPCPPIQQDKKCC
- a CDS encoding Fur family transcriptional regulator; its protein translation is MTELENVLQQRNIKPTAMRLLVVEKLLKQQYAISHKELAELFENADNVTLFRTLKTFLEHKLIHTIDDGTGVVKYALCQSGCSCNPSEQHTHFHCSQCKRTFCLTDAEIPSINLPQNFKLEGINLVLKGRCDRCN
- a CDS encoding DUF6660 family protein produces the protein MVLAALPCSDASNQSEDTVPKFETAQSHDHNQDSDDNCSPFCYCNCCSISIATYHFKPFEIKQPKLAFVTKKITIRDYTLISRYQGNIWNPPKFNV
- a CDS encoding CusA/CzcA family heavy metal efflux RND transporter; translation: MLDNIIKFSIKNKLVIGIMTLLLIIWGVWSATKLPIDAVPDITNNQVQIITVCPTLAGQEVEQLVTFPIEQSIANIPDIEETRSISRFGLSVITVVFKDKVDIYFARQLINEKLKAAEEKIPKGIGTPELAPVSTGLGEVYQYIIHPKKGSEKKYNAKDLRTMQDWIVARQLYGTPGIAEVNSFGGELKQYEIAVNPNRLKAMGVSVTDIFTALEKNNQNTGGAYIDKKPNAYFIRGIGLVTSLDDVKNISVKKDGGSIPIFIKDVADVRFGNAVRYGAMTYNGKVDAVGGVVMMLKGENSNEVVNRIKEKLPVIQKSLPEDIIIEPYLDRTELVGRAISTVEKNLIEGALIVIFVLFLFLGNFRAGLIVASAIPLAMLFALAMMNVFGVSANLMSLGAIDFGLIVDGAVIIVEATLHHLGLRKSTQRLTQQEMDNEVFTSASKIRNSAAFGEIIILIVYIPILTLVGVEGKMFRPMAQTVGFAIFGALILSLTYIPMMCALFLSKKPVHKETISDRMMNWLQRKYQPLLEKAIRIKYWLVGITVAIFAFSLFLFSRMGGEFIPQLQEGDFAFHCILPQGSSLSQSIETSMQASRIIKEFDEVKMVVGKTGAAEVPTDPMPPEATDMMVLLKPQSEWKSGRSYDELGDAINEKLEAIPGVFFEKNQPIQMRFNELMTGIRQDVAVKIFGENLDTLALNADKVSKVIQTVEGATAPQVERVSGLPQINVEYDRTRLANYGINVEDVNNVVSTAFAGKSAGVVFENERRFDLVVRLDSIHRSSIEDVNNLMIPTSTGNQIPLSQVATIDYKLGPAQISREAGKRRIVIGFNVAGRDVQSVVEEIQQKLNAQIKLPPGYYFTYGGQFENLKEASNRLMIAVPISLLLIFVLLYFTFHSFKQAGLIFTAIPMSAIGGVLALMLRGMPFSISAGIGFIALFGVAVLNGIVLIGTFNQLEKEGMKDVFKRVIEGTKIRLRPVLMTATVASLGFLPMALSSSAGAEVQKPLATVVIGGLITATFLTLFVLPLLYIIFNSKINLKRKPKVKPIVTIIVLLLSMVGFTANAQTKSLTNVDDAINIALQNNQTIKASDLEIDASKALKKTAGELPKLDFNAQLGQYNSVKFDQSFQVSQTIPFPSLFGAKKELINAEIKGKELQKNLSVLELKNQVRTYYYQILYLQHNQKQLQELDSLYNNFIGIAKLRYKTGDTKKVDISTAEAKKGEINLLLKQNEVFLNNAISNLKTLMNTKEDFSITENGNYQPLQISNLLDNDAVANHPIIQSLYQEATIAEQTKKVERAQGLPDFTIGYVNQSLIGFQNVNGAEKFFNGGNRFNSVNIGIAIPITYGATKARIKSLDYRKQAAEANAQQQQKTLATQMQNALLQYQQDMKQFNYFQQEALPNAKEIVSAAQLGYKTGDIGYVEYLFALQTATDIQLNYLKSIQQVNQSVINIYSFINQ